In Mastomys coucha isolate ucsf_1 unplaced genomic scaffold, UCSF_Mcou_1 pScaffold20, whole genome shotgun sequence, one DNA window encodes the following:
- the Foxi3 gene encoding forkhead box protein I3: MLSPKRRGQPRSPKAAAAPHQPSAADMALYCGDNFAYSQPAAAAAPGAPPISRAPYGLSDYAAPPAAAANPYLWLNGPGVGGPASAAGYLGAPPPAPGAAPGPFLQPPAAPGTFAGAQRGFAQPSAAAPASPAGSAAPGELGWLSMASREDLMKMVRPPYSYSALIAMAIQSAPERKLTLSHIYQFVADNFPFYQRSKAGWQNSIRHNLSLNDCFKKVPRDEDDPGKGNYWTLDPNCEKMFDNGNFRRKRRRRAEASSNLTVPSGTSKSEGQSSRLRVSGKLEGDSPSSMLRPSQSPEPPEGTKSTASSPGASTLTSTPCLNTFLSSFNTLSVNSSSMGTQRTLPGTRRHLGGTQLPSSTFPNTSVPDSSPDSMQLSTVGGSNQLSSYYHPFSGGSSGDQSSPFSSPFYNFSMVNSLIYPRDGSDI, translated from the exons ATGCTCTCTCCGAAGCGCCGTGGCCAGCCCCGCTCTCCCAAAGCCGCTGCCGCGCCGCACCAGCCCTCGGCCGCCGACATGGCCCTGTATTGCGGCGACAACTTCGCATACTCAcagcccgccgccgccgccgcgcctGGTGCGCCCCCGATCTCCAGGGCACCCTATGGGCTGTCCGACTACGCCGCGCCCCCCGCTGCAGCCGCCAACCCCTATTTGTGGCTCAACGGGCCCGGCGTGGGCGGCCCGGCCTCCGCTGCCGGCTACCTAGGGGCGCCGCCGCCCGCCCCCGGAGCAGCGCCGGGACCCTTCCTGCAGCCGCCAGCCGCTCCGGGCACTTTCGCGGGCGCCCAGCGGGGCTTCGCGCAGCCCTCGGCGGCCGCACCCGCCTCCCCTGCCGGCTCGGCAGCCCCTGGCGAGCTGGGCTGGCTGTCGATGGCCAGCCGTGAGGACCTGATGAAGATGGTGCGACCACCCTACTCGTACTCGGCGCTCATCGCTATGGCCATCCAGAGCGCGCCAGAGCGCAAACTCACCCTCAGCCACATCTACCAGTTCGTCGCCGATAACTTCCCTTTCTACCAGCGCAGCAAGGCTGGCTGGCAAAACTCCATCCGTCACAACCTATCACTCAACGACTGCTTTAAGAAGGTGCCCCGCGACGAGGACGACCCAG GGAAGGGTAATTACTGGACTCTGGATCCAAACTGTGAGAAAATGTTCGACAATGGAAACTTCCGACGGAAGCGAAGGCGCCGGGCCGAGGCTAGTAGCAACCTTACTGTGCCTTCGGGGACATCAAAATCAGAAGGGCAGTCCTCAAGACTAAGAGTGAGTGGGAAGCTAGAAGGAGACAGCCCCTCTTCTATGCTGAGGCCATCTCAGTCACCAGAGCCTCCAGAGGGCACCAAGAGTACTGCCTCCTCTCCTGGAGCATCCACCCTCACCTCCACTCCGTGCCTCAACACATTCCTCAGCAGCTTCAACACCTTAAGTGTCAACTCCAGCAGCATGGGCACCCAGCGAACCCTCCCAGGCACCCGTCGCCACCTAGGAGGGACCCAGCTGCCCTCCAGCACATTCCCCAACACCTCCGTTCCAGACAGCTCTCCAGACTCCATGCAGCTGAGTACTGTGGGTGGGAGCAACCAGCTGTCCTCCTACTACCACCCTTTCTCTGGTGGCAGCAGTGGGGACCAGAGTAGCCCCTTCAGCAGCCCTTTCTACAACTTCAGCATGGTCAACAGCCTCATCTACCCCCGGGATGGCTCTGATATATAG